The DNA sequence ttagtattggtacgttattgttattataattaacactaattattataaatattattattagtattattatgtaACGGAGGTTatggaaattattattattattattattattattattattattattattattattattgttattaatattattattattattattattattttgttttatcatTCGTGTAGTTCCTACTGTTGTCATAGACGGTGAATTCATCGTTGGAATGGAGTTTAACTCCAGAGAAGCTGTGATTGCAGCCGTTAAAGAGTATACCATTCAGAGGGGCGTCGATTATAGGGTGTATGAATCTGAACCGACAACATTTTATGCTAAATGCGTACATTATGGAACAAGTTGTGATTGGCTTATTAGAGTTAGTCTTATAAAAAGACAGTATTGTTTGGTGATAAAGAGGTATAACGGTAGTCACACGTGCATCAGATCTACCATCTCTCAAGATCATGCCAAACTAGACTCTGGTACAATTGCAGAAGCGATAAAATCATTAGTTGAAGCCGACCCATCTCTAAAGGTGAAATCTATAATTGCTGAAGTGCAGTCGAAGTTCAACTATACAATAAGTTATCGCAAAGCATGGTTGGCCAAGCAAAAAGCAATTGAGAAAATATTTGGTGGGTGGGAAGCTTCTTATGAAGCCTTGCCAACATGGTTTGAAGCAATGGTTGCAAAAGAACCATTAGCAGCTGTTGAGTACGAAATTGCATATACTTACCGAGGGGATGAGTTGGTTGAGGATCTCAAGATTTTGACGCGAGTCTTTTGGGCTTTCTATCCTTGTATTAAAGCATTCAGAAGCTGCAAGCCGCTGGTACAGGTAGACGGCACACACttgtatgaaaaatataaagGGGCTCTCTTGGTTGCAGTATCACAAGATGGAAATGGAAATATCGTGCCTCTTGCATTTGTCATAGTCGAGGGTGAGACCGCCAATGCTTGACACTTTTTTCGTAGCCATCTACGAACGCATGTAGTTAATCGAGATGGTGTTGGTCTTATCTCTGATTGACACGAGTCCATTATCTCAGCTGTAGGTCGTAGTGATAGAGCATGGCAATATCCGAGGGCTATTCACATGTTTTGCATCAGGCACATAGCTGCTAACTTCTTGAGAAAGTTCAAAGCGCCAGGAATGCAGAAGCTGATTGTCAACATAGGTAAATAAATTATTTACATTTTATGCAGTTTGTGGCCGACGGTGAAAAGTTAACAACAAACTGATGGTATTGTCTGGATTCCGTTGTTCTCTTATGGCAGGCTATTCTAGAACAGTCCGTGAATTCAACATGCGTTACGAGAGATATTGTGAGCGGGGTGTGGCTTACAAGCAGTGGCTCGACAATATTCCTCAGTCACAATATGCCTTGGCATATGATGAAGGACATCGCTGGGGACACATGACCACTAACCTAGTGGAGTGCATTAACGGAGTGTTTAACCACTGTGAGATCCATTTTTCGTGTTTTACGCCCCAATTCTTGTTTTTGTGTCCCGTCAGCACTATGTTGTGGGACGCGCCGAGTTTCATAGGTTTAACTGGCGAATCTTGATGAAAGCCAAATTGTCTTCTGACCCTATCAGTGGGATGCCACTCCACAGTCTCAAAGCATATTAAAGGCACAGTCGCACTCCAGAGATCTGCACCATCATTGATCTCAAATGGAATAAGATGCGGCGCAATCCGATTGGGACTATATGCAAACCACACAAACTGTAAAAACACATTAAATCTCAAAGTTATAAATGAGCAATCATGAATTTAATATAGCATAACATCAAATCTAAATGACGAAACACATACCCCGTCCGGAGAAAGATCGTCCAACCTTCTCCTGACGTCAGCAGTTGTCCAATTTTTATACTGCTCGATAGCTAATTGATAATCATTCCACCTAGCATATTGCAACaactcatatttttataaaaatttggacataacctcccctaaaactaGACTTAACCACCCTTAAGGGTTCCCTCAATTCATAAATCATTTCAACCATCAACCACTCACCAACTCAAATTAAATCATAAGTCATTCGTAATATCAGTTACTACAGTAAAAATCACTAAATTCACATCTTAGCTAAATTTTACCTGCGAGCAAGTGGAAAGCTAGTATCCATCGGCAGTGGTCTTATTGACGGTATTCGTAACCATTCCCATACAAGGAGCAATGGCATAGGACCATCAATGTCCTTGCAATCATACCTAGATGCCCGACATAAGGATCGATACATGTGTGTAAGGCAAGCTGAACCCCAACTAAACTTGTGAATCTGAGAAAAGTCACGAAGCAACGGCAAATACTTCCAGTGCACATTGATTCCAGACTTGTCACTAAATAAGGTTGTTCCAAATAGACACATTATGTGACATTTTACATAAATTTCCCTTCTTATTGCGTCAGTCAAATGTTGGCGCCGCTTTAGGGTGCGGAACCATGCTAGCTTGACTCCGCTTCCTTTATAGTTGTTCGGGCTAGGAGCAATACCAAATTGGGTCATGCACTTGTTCTCTAACCCACTTGTGATGTGGTTAGTTGATCCAGTAACTGGCAAGCCGTGAATTCGGAGTCCAAAAATCATGGCGACATCCTCCAACATAATCGTGCACTCGTCGTGTGGAAGATGAAATGTGTGCGTCTGCCGCCACCTTTCAACTAGTGCGTCTATAGTTGGACCGTGAGACATGATCCTTCCAATCTGAGATATATGAAATAATCCCCTCTCTCTGAGTTGTTCTTCCACCCTAGCATCATATGAGTCTATTTGGTGTAAGTGTCTAGTGTGCAAATTTCTTGAaccctaaaaacaaaaataataacttaCCGTCAATAACCAGAACTAGTCAATATTACTAAACTAATACTCGGTTTagtaacaaatataattaataattactaaaaattcaaataatttataattactaattgaattattaattattaagcaTAACAGTAAACACAAAAATTACTTACATATACAGGATGTTAAAGATATTCTGATATATACTCGTCAGCACGTGTGATGTCACGcttttctatttttgtctttaacgctacattaaaataatataaaaagaaattacttatatttttcttttttcttttttactgaaaacaataataataataactcttaATCTATTTACTAAACACATATCCTAAGAATTACTAATTATCCGATCTAAATATGTTTccattatttttcaatatatattgcaAAAATGTCTAAAATTActaaacatactaaaatttaataacaatgattttgttttccaataattaattaaaataaaaaaacataacggtatatatatatatatattaataattaataataattcaattttatcattaaaaaCTTCACGCACTACACatataaattaactaaaaatttaaactaataaaaactgAAACACCtaatatttgatataaaaaaatttttaaaaataactcaTGCTCATTAGATAATAATTGAGGCtatatattttagttaaattttaacctaaaaacctaaatcattaaaaaattatatccgaattaaataaataattctgttttgaaattaattattttaaataaaactaaaattattaattttttttgaataaattatttaaaatataactaaaattactaaaaacgTCTATTTctcaaaaaaagtaaaaattaaaacaaaactaaacaaaaattctaaagcgGCCTTTTTCTcacataaattatataaaatcaaactaaaattaataaaaattctgttttttaaaaaaattaattaaacaaaattaaaattaaaaaaatatatacttacatTCAACGAATAATATACACTAACGATAATTTATCAACGCTAACAATTAATACTATTATTATAactataacaaagaaaatatatttttttactactcCTAATCAagaactaataattaatttatttatctatgtaatcaaaaaattatttaaaaaatattatatactattttttttttttacttttagttcAAAACAATAAGATTAACCCTAACTAACTACTAATAATACGTttaaaatactaacatttttctatCTTTGACTGTTGCCGTTTTCCTTGTTGCGGGAATGTGGGACTGCCGTTTTTTTTGTTGTGGAAATGTGGGGTAAGTAAATGGTAACTTCCAGCTTATTCAAACAAAATGAATAATGGAGACTATGGActgaagaagaaagaatgaaggaagAAGAGAGTTGGCGTTTTCATCAACATCTGGGAAGAGAGAGGAATCTGCCACGTGTTGATCATGCACAACAAAACGTCGGTGACGTTTTGATCAACATGTCAGTGACATTTTCCATATAACGGCATTAACGTCTTCCTTGCGACATCTGACGGCTCCCATAGCGCCGTTAAACTCTCCTGTTCGGTCATTTTGGTGGGTAACACCACCTTTGgcctaatattaaaaaaaagttatattaatTACTAAACAAATTAGTACCATAACAAGAGACGTGTTGATAGAATCCATTCCCCAATCGACACACCATGTCATTCCTCAGGCATGTTTTGCTTAACTATGagcaataattaaattatatttcccCGTTGCTTAATATGATGTGTTTATTTGTTTTAGTCCTGGTGATCAATTTTTTTGGAATTCATATTGtggtttttatttttgataatattattttttttattctagaaATCTATGTAAATATAATGTAAAAAAACAACTCACGTGTGAAAGGATATTATCAAAGGTAAaaatagtattattatttttcctttttttaaaccAACATATA is a window from the Arachis hypogaea cultivar Tifrunner chromosome 17, arahy.Tifrunner.gnm2.J5K5, whole genome shotgun sequence genome containing:
- the LOC140180771 gene encoding serine/threonine-protein phosphatase 7 long form homolog: MSHGPTIDALVERWRQTHTFHLPHDECTIMLEDVAMIFGLRIHGLPVTGSTNHITSGLENKCMTQFGIAPSPNNYKGSGVKLAWFRTLKRRQHLTDAIRREIYVKCHIMCLFGTTLFSDKSGINVHWKYLPLLRDFSQIHKFSWGSACLTHMYRSLCRASRYDCKDIDGPMPLLLVWEWLRIPSIRPLPMDTSFPLARRWNDYQLAIEQYKNWTTADVRRRLDDLSPDGFVWFAYSPNRIAPHLIPFEINDGADLWSATVPLICFETVEWHPTDRLLHSWRFELSQEVSSYVPDAKHVNSPRILPCSITTTYS